The genomic DNA cgctcgactgctgtgtaaactcgggtttaaggtcactgctcgaccCTCGATAGAGataagggtttaacgtcgccgcttgatggttgctggagacaagagtttaacatcgccgctcgacgatttgatatGGACTCGCATTTaatgtcgccgcttgacggtttgAGGtggactcgggtttaaggtcgccgttcGACTGTTGTTGTGATCTCatgtttaaggtcgtcactcgattATTATTGTGATCTCAAATTTAAGATCGTCGCTCGATTATTACTGTGACCTCGGGTTGAAGACTTTATAAAAAGGCATAAATCACAatattgaatgaaaaaaaaaaacttatttcttACTAAATGAACTCAGAAGATTCCTATCCCTACATGCGTCATTTATAGAGTGAAATTAAAAAATCGAACAGTAGATGATATGGAAGGATATTTCCGTTAAATTCACTCGGAATTGACCTGgtttaattctataaatttaccATGACAAACTCAGTTATGGCTGGggtatttttttaatgttatctAGGTGTCATACGTGGAATTTATTTTCCATTTCCAAATTTGACGCGCCGAGCGTTTCATTTCAACAACGTTTCAATTGATTGATCTAATCGCCGTAATCGAAGAATCCAAACGGTCAGCAGTATATATACgacatcataaaaatataaacgtaattatttattattattatttaaaatataaataaccattttttccttcttttgaaatttataaaaaaacaacATCGTGCGCATAGTGCACTTAATTTTGGAGCTACATCATACAAAAtactattattttaaaattactttgtataaaataatattaaaacgaTTTtgactaaatttaaaaaatatgcattTTTAATATAACAATACTTTATATAAATTGTTTTAGTTAAGTTAAAAGAAAGTTAATAGAAAGTTCGCACTTGACCTAATTACCTCACTCATGGTTCCATGCATTGCAACTACAGACAAAttaagttaatagaaaatgaatcaGCGATTCTATTAGTCAGGTTTTAAATAATATAGCAGCCGTGTTTGAAAAGTAATTAAGGTAGTCCATGGTGGACCGTTGTTAACGAAATTTGATATAATCAGACAGATAATATAATTATATTCCATGGAATTAACTGTACATTAACAGATTTTACAGGTTAAACACTCAGAAAATATAAAACTATAGCCATCGCCATCGTTTTTCAACCATATTGATCCTTACGTTCTTAATGAGACTTTACTGGGATTTTCTGTTTTTTAATTCATGTCAATTCTAAGCTTCATGTTCACAGAAGTTACAATATTCTGAATTTGGATTGTATAAATATTAGTATTACGACTCTATTTGGACTAAAATATGATTCTAGAATATCTCAGTGTTCAATTGTATACATAAGTTCTAGTATTTGAAAGTAATAGAACTTCCatgttcatttagcttttatatattttatcttcTTAAAATGGGATAGAATGGAGTTTCTATCCTTTAATTCTCATATTCGTAAATTACTAATAATATTTCTAATATGTTCATacatataatttttaaactaaaatagttttaaattatattttatggaAAAAGCTAACAAAGGACTGTATGTTCAGAAATGAAATTAGAAAAGATGCAAGTTCAGAACATTTTCCAGTGACCTTCCATAATTCAAacctttactattttttttattgattagcTGAATCAAGATCAGTATAAAAATTCATCCTAAAAGTTGGATTTACTTGACCAATTGTTCCCACAAAACTCCAATTGTTTCTTTTTTCTGACTTTATTATGGATTCGAAGCTTAAAATATTTGACTTGGAAAATTTTAAGACGTGGAGGACGCAAgattttttattgtttattttccCAAAAGGACGAACGAACGCCTCAATGGACTGAGTAAACAGATCATGACGATCTGATCACTCTTAATTTCCTGAAAACACATCTATAAATACATGGAAGAAAGAGCGATAGATCAATCCACACaaacattaattaattagtgcagtACTGATCATATCAACCATCATCCACTGCGTACGTAAGATGGAAGCCCATCTCTTTTCTCCCTTCTTCTTCgtcactctctccctcttcttcctcttcatcctaACACTACTGCAGATCAAGAAGCAAAGGAAGCCTGCACAAAAGGTACTGGCACCTCTTCCGCCGGGCCCTCCTAAGCTTCCCCTCATCGGAAACATCCATCACCTTGCCGGTGCCAATCCCCACCGCACTCTCCGCCACCTCTCCCGAGTTCATGGCCCGCTCTTGCTTCTCCGGCTCGGTCAGGTCGACCTAGTCGTCGCCTCCTCCGTGGAAGCCGTGGAGGAGATAATCAAGCGTCACGACCTCAACTTCGCCAACCGGCCATCCGACTTGACCTTCGCCAACATATTGGCCTACGACGGCCTCAGCGTCGCCATGGCCGCCTACGGCGGCTACTGGAAGCAAATGAGGAAGATCTACGCCATGGAGCTGCTCAACTCTCGGCGCGTCAAGTCCTTCGCCACGATCCGCGAGGATGCGGTCCGCAAGCTCACCGCGGAAATCGCAAACGCCGCATCGTTCGGCCAATTCCAAACGCCTCTGAACCTTAGCGAGATGGTGATGTCCATGACGAACGCGCTGGTGTTGAGAGCAGCGTTCGGCGACAAGTGCCAGCAGAAGGGGAAGTTCCTGCAGCTGGTGAAGGAAGGGGTGGGTTTGGTCACCAGCTTCGCAGTGGCCGACATGTTCCCCTCGCTCAAGTTCTTGGACACCCTGACCGGCTTGAAATTTAAGCTACAGCGAGTTCGACGGCAGATCGACCAGGTGTTCGACGAGATCATCTCACAGCACCAGGCCGAGAGAGCCGGCCCTTCAGAGGAGGATCTAATCATCGATGTTCTTCTGAGGCTCAAGGACCAAGATGACCAAGAATTTCCAATAACATCCACCAGCATCAAGGCCATCGTATTGGTACGTTAATTAGTTCCTGAAATTTAATATGCtaatttattcaattaattttgTTTTGTTGTGAGACctcttaattaatttagtttaccAATCGATCGATCCTTAATTTGGTATACATTATTCAGGAAATATTTCTCGGAGGAACAGAGACATCGTCGACGGTGATCGAGTGGGCTATGTCGGAGCTAATGAAGAACCCAGAGGTGATGGAGAAAGCTCAAAAGGAGATCAGGGAGGCCATGCAAGGGAAGACTAAGCTGGAAGAGAATGACATCGCCAAGTTCAACTACCTTAAATTAGTGATCAAGGAGACCCTCCGACTTCATCCTCCGGGTCCCCTGTTGCTGCCCAGAGTGTGCAAGGAGGAGTGCGAGGTCGTAGGATACCGAGTGCCGACGGGGGCTCGTCTGCTTATCAACGCGTGGGCTTTGGGCAGGGACGAGCGCTACTGGGGCGGCGACGCCGAGAGGTTCAAGCCGGAGAGATTCGCCGACGGCTCGGTCGATTTTCGGGGATTCAACTTTGAGTTTGTGCCGTTCGGCGCGGGGCGAAGGATATGCCCCGGCATGACGTTTGGGCTGTCGTCCGTGGAAGTCGGGCTGGCTCACCTGCTCTTCTATTTCGACTGGAAGCTTCCGGGCGGAATGAAGGCCGAAGAGTTGGACATGATGGAGATTTCCGGTGCGAGTGCTCCGAGGAAGTCGCCCCTGTTCTTGCTTGCCAACCCACGAATTCCTCTGCCGTAGCCTccttatataaatataaaatatatatctatatattgtCCCTTTGCTTGCGTTATATATCTAGCTACCGCCGGTTTATTCCGGCTTCTAGAATGTTACACATGATTAATGATTAATGAGATTGATTTACTGGTTCCATAGGTTTTGATAAAGTAAAGTAGGTTGCAATTTATGTTGCCAATTGCCATAACTCGTGTTCATGGCCGAGCTCTTTAGCTAGGTCGGAGCTCAGGCGAAAATCTCCGATGTTGACTAATGAAAGGATGAGAAAAGGGTTAAAAGGGAGACAAGGTGTACTTTAGTGAAATCCCTTCGACACTCAAATCAAATTTAGAGAGAAAGAATTGAAGATGAAAGACaatagtaaaagaaaattaaacaataaaacgCTATCCCCTTGGTCCCTTCTTTTACATTGTCATCGTTACCTTACGTTGAGGGTGAGAAGACTTCAATTCTTGAAAGATGAAACTCATTCCTCTCCCTCAGAAGACACCATCCTTTATAATTGTCATTTGCTATAACTGGTTAGTCCTTTGAGGCTATTGGTGACCTGTTATAACTTATAACTGATGCGATTTTTTAGAGCTGCAGACAACTTACATAATGGTTGCGTCCCTTTTTTTAGGCTACTAGCGGTCTGCATAACGATTAAGGttataaataaatcaaacatTCATGAATAGATTTGATATTCAGTTTAGTAAGagattgtttatgttcattcaatatatacaaaattaattaaataaacaaatttgaACAACTCGTTTAACTAAACAAATAAACATGAACAAATATATGTGTTGGTGCAGAAAATACTAGATAATTAAACCTGattttgatattggcaaaggattcaaagttaaattgTATTGTGATGTAATCaagttgattaagtgtgcaggttGCTCAACTAGAAAATTTTAATAGGTTGAGTTGACTAGATACTAGGCAAGGTAAAAGTTCTAGTAGATATTAGGCAAAAGTAAAAAATCCTAGTAGGTCAAGCTGACTACATactaggcaaggaaaaatcctaatAGGTCAGCTGGATTGGATACTACGTAGAAGTCTTGGTAGATCAAGTACATACACCAGACGGAAAGTCTAGATAGGTTTGAAGGACCAAACATCTAGGAAGTCCATGGGTCTAGAGGACCAAACATCGAGAGAGACTCCATAGGGTCGGAGGATTAGATGCCGAGCGAGAAGtctaaacaggtctggaggattaGATGTTTGGCAAGTCAAGTAAAATCTctcgagaggagtaggtgagaacgcgttccacAGTAAGCGTCGGTCCAACCTAAAGTTTCACTGAAAAATCGAAGGTCAAAATTAGACAGTCCTGATAATGTCAAAATTATGTCAtgttttatattatatttataattatgtTATAACTCTGTGATGCAGGTAGTCAAAGAAAATAGCTTGGATGAAATTCCAAACGCTTAGAGAAGGAAACTAGGCCCCCTGGTTTATTTGGAGGTGCTTGGAACCTAGGCACCCTAGGTTGTTTGGAATCCAGGCACTTGACTAGGAAGTTTATCTCAAGATGATAACACACGATTGTATCGGATCGAATGAGGCTCACTAGAGACACTTTGGGTCATTTGAGGCACCCCTGATGCCCTATAAAAACAGTCTTCGACCAACAGCTCTAGACACTACTTTTCTACTCTCAAACGATGTTCGCACTACTTCAAAATTCGTTTTGTTTGTACTCCATTTTGTAGTCGGTATTAgtattatttatatttctttttcataTTATTGTACTTATCGAAAACTTAGTGGATTATCCAATGAAAGTGATTAACGATCGCCAGCCTTGAAGTATTATCACAGGCTGtgaattaagtaaaaaaaaaagaaacagtgTTAGTATTGTGTTGTATTTGATTTCTATTTCTGCTGCTATCtctcaagtttttgaaaaatatttaaaaagttaaacaagctattcacctcccctctagcgctttttcgattttacaattggtatcaaagtaagGTCATTTTGAATTattgcaaccactattcgagcactatttttttttctttctagtttttagtttttaatttttcgcCTTGTGTCTGAATGACGATGCAATCACCTCTTCTGACAAATCTTTTGTCTTGTTGTAATTGTTTgcaattggtacaacaccactcaaGTCATTTTTCACTTCTCGTTAATTTCTTCTCTCGTACTACTAATCTAAGATCTAGTCTTAGTACatttcttctcttttattttcgTGTCTGCAAGATTTATTttgatgacccatcaagaaggctacagaaCCACATGATCGCATCTTTTCTCTAGCGAGAACTTCAGCTATTAGAAGTGGTGAAtagagtattatctcaagacccaAGTTGATATATAAATTGTGATCCAGACTAGATTCACATTCCCCGCCAAAAATGGAGTACCACTCACTTGCAACAAATGGGACACGCCAACAAAAAGGAAGATCGAGGCTGACACTAAGGCAACTTAGACTCTACAGTGTGACTTAACCAAAGAGGAGCTGAACCGAATCAGACCATTCACAAGTGTGAAAGACCAAATAGCCAACAACCGAGGCCGAATCAAACCACGAAATCCAAGTCAAAAGTGACTTGCGATTGGTGAAATAAGAAAGGGCACTACAATCTAAACATAAAGGAAACCAAAAAAGGCAAATAAGAAGGAAGGTCATAAAAGCAACGTAGTCTAAATCGAAAGAGACATATAAGGAAGAACAAGCTCAAGCGAGCTTTCTAGCACTACCAACATGAGAACTATTAATGCAGTtagcaccaatgatcaaactcaagttttgatgaatgataaatggattaaagttagaggtTATGTTTATCTGATACTTTTACTGAGTGTGTAGAAATTGACGGGtctagaggaccagacaccaggctaAAGTCTAGATGTGTGATtctagcaagaagtccagttaggtcagtAAGGACCTGACAATTGGCTGAAATTCAGTCGAGATGTTCGATTCCAAATGATTGGTTGAACTCCGGATATGTGATTCTAGTAGGAAAACCTGGTGGATCAAGAGACAAGTCAAGTAACTTCAAATGGTatgtaaaggtaagtcactggatgaGAGTGATCCAGTGAGAACGAATCCCAAAGGGATTATAGGTGTTGGTCCAACTTATAgtcattttggaagtctaagttgagaccatgattagatcctggtcttggtatgacagaatctaattaataatcattctattttattttgtgttaactctgTTATGTAAGTTATACTTAGTTGTACTAACCTTATGTAGGAAATCAGATAACTGAAAAAGGGTCTTAGGCGCCCGAGAAGGATCCAAGCGttcggaggtccgagcgcccggattgAGTCCAGACGCCTGGATTGGCCCGAACCTAGTCACCCGAGCGATGAGTTGGTGCATTCTGATtagttattgttagagtgtatactaaaagcctagcttttggtataaacatttatctagaaataagaatcacattggtcaaatgtctacatttatgatatatgtagttgttcaattaatttatattgtagataacatggtgtgtggtgtcacacacagaggatcatgttatcagtaccttataaattataaacagtaactcacgaccataatggaaaggaacaaaccattggaaggtcgtagtgtaattaggtattagtttatcttaactatataattacactagtacacttagagtgtattgagtaggaccattagaggtcgtttcttttatactgactttataaagaaacaaagacctcagttattatggaagtgtgtgctcttaatcctaatataataacaagcacatatatttgatatttatttctttaatttatcaatgggtgagatttagttcgatgaatcaataagcccgataagttgggaaatgatatcacttatagtgtgtattgttgattatagaaggaaagcgtgtcctagtgatctaggttgagaatgtcctcaagaggagctcataaggattgtcatgttaaaccctgcagtggacttagtccgacatgacgataaggttgagtggtactactcttggactaagatattaattaaatgagttgtcagtaactcgcttaattaatggacatttgacatcttaaacacaggagactaacacactcataataagaaggagcccaaaatgtaatttgggattggtgcgtagttcaataatagttctttagtggaatgaattattattgatggaattaagttgtgtgttaggcgaacacggaagcttaatttcatcggagaccaaaccaattcctcctctcggtccctatcgtagcctcttgtatatagagatttatacccaccacatacccaccttcttacccaaccaataggggccggccaagctaagcttgaagctcaagcttagggccggccaagcctaatggccggccaatagcttggagcccaagcttgggtggcggccacatcatattaaaaaggatttttattaaaattatttcttatgtggatatcatagttttaaaagagagtttaaaattaaatctttccttttaaagctttctacaaagattaagaaaagatttgaaatctttccttatttgtagattgaaaggagattttattttaagaaaaactttcctttttaaccatgataataatttaaaagagaagtttaaaaattaaatattctcttttattagtttctacaaaagattaagaaaagatttgatatctttccttatttgtagattgaaaagagattttaatttttagagataactttccttttggaaattatccacatgtttaaagaagaattttaatttataaaatttctttttattaaccaatcatgaagggataaaaattattggagaaatttttataaatttctagaaacaaattaggaagttttaattcttgtgtgaattaaattttccttgttttggggaattagaagtggccggccattattattaaaagaagaaaattgttttttaattaaaataatttttctttatgacaaaagaattaaggaattttttttattaaaatttccttatttgtcaagaccaaggattataaaagagggggtagaggtgccttcacgggtgattaactctattattcttctcctctcttttcctccttgcccttggtggccggccctagcttcttccccttctcttcttcttatggccggcgacaacctttcttggagctcttgatggtggccggttctagctaggagaagaaggagagaaaggtggttttgtttcttgtatcccttggagcttggtggtggtggttggacctctacttctcttggagaattgtggtggccgaaacttgcaaggaagaagaaggtgcttggtggttctcatctcagaagatcgttgcccacacaacgtccgaggttagaagaggaatacggtagaagatcaagaggtttttctaaaaggtataactagtaatttttctttccgcatcatactagttatttttggaaataatactaaatacaagaggcatatgattctagagtttcgaatttgttttcgatatagtgttcttttgtttttcttgtccttgtgatttgattgttcttttcggttaacctaaagttattttaggaaattaaatattagctttctataaaaggttttgtctagtcggtggtggttgctcccatatccaagaaggtcatgtgcctcgccacgtcagtactgggaaccgattatggaaattaatatttaatggagttaataacttaaggtgacttgggtcgaacgtgttaagtttcgcaggagatccaagtcaaaacctaaaagaacaaatagattaagttttggatcaaacgtgttaagttccgcaggcgatccaaaatttaatttaaaagaacacatggtagctaggaaaaggttcagacctttgtacaaaatttttatacagtggaacctctaggctttccgagtagcaaccaacaattggtatcagagctagggttttgcctctgtgtatttggtattagtctaatgatgcacatgtcatacataatttaggcaggttaatagtaggatgtgctaactttgtggatgcaggatccaactattatggcttttagttattatgtatgtgattggacccttggacatgtcaagggcatttatatgtgtgtgcatgattgtattataaaatacagcaggagctgtatttagtttgattaggattttatttttgatctagatacatgtacatttcttttatggaatataggatcaaaaatgtaaaattctatttatgtcacggatcgaatcttgcaaagcgtggaaccttctaaggaccagaggcgcagcggaactaggagcaagatggatgcgacccggtggcggtggccaaatatggcagcagcttgggatgacaacacacggaggacaactagagataaaagtcataatagttgaaaattagattttctatttattgcttttatattgtgttgtgtgtgcatgttggtttacatatttagtaggctagcatagttaaaattcctcatttataaataactaagtgggagagggatttttaagtaaatc from Zingiber officinale cultivar Zhangliang chromosome 4A, Zo_v1.1, whole genome shotgun sequence includes the following:
- the LOC121973058 gene encoding alpha-humulene 10-hydroxylase-like, whose product is MEAHLFSPFFFVTLSLFFLFILTLLQIKKQRKPAQKVLAPLPPGPPKLPLIGNIHHLAGANPHRTLRHLSRVHGPLLLLRLGQVDLVVASSVEAVEEIIKRHDLNFANRPSDLTFANILAYDGLSVAMAAYGGYWKQMRKIYAMELLNSRRVKSFATIREDAVRKLTAEIANAASFGQFQTPLNLSEMVMSMTNALVLRAAFGDKCQQKGKFLQLVKEGVGLVTSFAVADMFPSLKFLDTLTGLKFKLQRVRRQIDQVFDEIISQHQAERAGPSEEDLIIDVLLRLKDQDDQEFPITSTSIKAIVLEIFLGGTETSSTVIEWAMSELMKNPEVMEKAQKEIREAMQGKTKLEENDIAKFNYLKLVIKETLRLHPPGPLLLPRVCKEECEVVGYRVPTGARLLINAWALGRDERYWGGDAERFKPERFADGSVDFRGFNFEFVPFGAGRRICPGMTFGLSSVEVGLAHLLFYFDWKLPGGMKAEELDMMEISGASAPRKSPLFLLANPRIPLP